Genomic window (Subtercola endophyticus):
ACGAGGCGCCCTACTTCGCCATGTACTTCTGGATCATCATCTGGCCTGCGAACATCGTCACCGAGCGCGTCACCGGCGGTCGGGCCGCGGCCCGCTTCTTGTGACGCTCCTTGGTACCTGAACAAATCCTCACAATGTAATCGTATTCAGGAGCTGACGGGCCTAGAATGATCACGCAGGACGCCACCGGCCTCCCGCACCCAGCCAGAACCCCGCGCCTTGTGCGCGGGTTCTGTGTTTAACTCGGCGCCCAGATGTAGAAGAATCTGCAGGCCTTCATGACGCTGCCGAAGATCTGCTCAACGGCCGCGTTGGCCCGCGGGTCAGACTCGGTCAGAGTTTCGCGCCGATTCACGAAGAAGGTTGCAACATCGGATATTTGCAGCAGTCGACTGGAATGCGATGGCCCGAAGTAGATCGTGTCGGCGATCCGCCGACACGGCTTGCTCGTGTAGCCATAGACGCTCGACGCCTTGAAACTTCGCAGATTTCTACGACTGTCGGGCGCGGAATGGTGTTCATCGGCGACCACCAGCGCCATCGCGCGCGATTCGTGATCCCGCACAAGCACTTCGTCGACGGACTCGAACGAGTGAGCAGTGCATAAAGAATGAGGCGCGAAGGGGCGCCGATACTTCGCCTGCTGAGCCTTGATGTCAATGCCGCGCAAAACGTATTTCGCTCCCGAATTCGCGAGCGTCTTCGCCACCAGCTTGCTCGCCTTGATTCGCCAGCCGATCGGAACGCCTCGCCAATCGCCCTCGCCATGAAACATGTCATATCCATGAAACTCCGTCATTGGGTCGAAGCCCGGCACGTCTGCAGCGATCATTCTGCCGATGTGGTCGAGACTCGTCTCGATCTTCACGATCGAATCATCGTCGACCACGACCGTACCCATGAAGTAGAAGTCATCATTACGAGCTGACTCATCGAGGAACGCGACATACACACGAGACCTTCTTTCATTTCACATGAGTTTATGTCATTAAAATCCAACATCCTTTCTGACCAGGGCTTCTGAGGTCAGGCTCACCTTCGTAAGTGGAGCCTTCGCTTGCTTGCGGAAGATTTCAGGCTGAGTAGCGTTGGAGTCAATGAAGACGAAGGGAGACGTCATGTCTGACGTTGTCACCAGTATCAAGAGTTCCGCCAACCCCGATGTGGCCGCGGCCGCAGCACAATTTCTGAGCCAGGTCGTCATCGACTCGCAGGCTCTGGTCATCAACGGCAAGCAGGCGCACTGGCACGTGCGCGGCGCCAATTTCATCGCCGTGCACGAGCTGTTCGACGACATCGTCGAGCGCGCCGAGGGCTACGCCGACGACGCCGCTGAGCGTGTCGTGGCTCTGGGCCTGCCACTGGATGCCCGCATCGGCACCGTCGCGGCCAAGACCACGTTGCCCGAGCTACCGGCCGGGTTCCAGCCCGCCGACGTCATGATCGCCGCCCTTGTGGCCTCGATCGACGCATTGCTCGTCAGCGTGAACAAGGCCATCACCGAGCTGGGCGCCATCGACGCCGCAAGCCAAGACGTGGTCATCCA
Coding sequences:
- a CDS encoding DUF3800 domain-containing protein; amino-acid sequence: MYVAFLDESARNDDFYFMGTVVVDDDSIVKIETSLDHIGRMIAADVPGFDPMTEFHGYDMFHGEGDWRGVPIGWRIKASKLVAKTLANSGAKYVLRGIDIKAQQAKYRRPFAPHSLCTAHSFESVDEVLVRDHESRAMALVVADEHHSAPDSRRNLRSFKASSVYGYTSKPCRRIADTIYFGPSHSSRLLQISDVATFFVNRRETLTESDPRANAAVEQIFGSVMKACRFFYIWAPS
- a CDS encoding Dps family protein produces the protein MSDVVTSIKSSANPDVAAAAAQFLSQVVIDSQALVINGKQAHWHVRGANFIAVHELFDDIVERAEGYADDAAERVVALGLPLDARIGTVAAKTTLPELPAGFQPADVMIAALVASIDALLVSVNKAITELGAIDAASQDVVIQTARSLEKDRWFLFAHIASV